AAACTGAGGAAGGCTTTTCGTAGTTGcaaataagtttctaaaataaattcgCTCTACCCGGAAATCTCAGAAACCCAcagaaatgaataattattactttCCAACTATCAAgctaaaaacatactttatatgCAACAGATCACATCAATACACATTTGATAGAAGATAGAAGTGATtcgattaaatatataaatgtaatacgtatattttgggattttttctttttttctttatatctttcatttatattttacaaacataattctacatacaataatacatatattaaagtACAAATATGGATTATttgactataaaataatttagcatCGTAAATTCTTAACCAGTTAAAAAAgacaatcaaacaaaataaaacaacaaatcaaatcaaattaaatacaacaaacattttatacacaaacatttattacgacattaataaagataaataaaataaattatacatatttattttatagctaaGTACTGTAAAGTGTAGAATATAAAAGGTAGAAGAGCCTCCATGGTCACAATATGTAATTTGTgccaaaaatatgtgtaaaaacctacaaatgagtaaatattttcacattgagTATTTGTACATTGtcatatcaatttttttaaagaaattactaGTATTACAGATGCAGTTCGTAGTTCATGTACAATCCTTATCGCCACACACTAGAATATCTCAAAGCCGCAAAACCAGCTTCATGTGGCCTCCAAAAGGACACCAATTAGTATAGGAACACATTCATAGTGACATTTACTTTCGCAACTACATCCAATCGCAATTATATGTCTCATATAGGAAAATAATATATCCACCAAATATTCTGTCTCGTTACataagttacaattaaaaaaaaacattaaagtatAACTACGTGGAACACTGACATAAACTGAAATATTGTCTTACTATCAGTGATATGAGTCAACTGTAATCAACCAAAAACACAATCAATCTCTTTCTTCAATCAACTACAACAGTAGTCGCCGCTCCAAAACAGGTTTCATATAGACTTTCACAGGAGACAACATCAGCATTACAAAGGAATTGCTCGGGATATTGTTAAATCTCATGTTGTACAATGTTCCTGTCTCAGACGACCAGATGTCGCGAGTTGACTTATTTCTCGGAATTATTACTTAACCTGTACATCCGGGATGGATTTGACATTGCCTTCCATACACAGAATCCTACCGCGAACCGTAACATTATGTGGtcctatatttttatgaattactcgacctatgctctaatttaagagtTTCTTCTGAATCCTTATAACCTCTCTGATGtgattaacaataatatatttacttcaaCACTTTCAACATCATGAAAACTGTATCATGTGTATCAATCAATGTTTTGGATAAGTTATTGATTAGGATAGTGGTGTAAATATTCAGTTCATAAACACTAATTAACACATATTACACTAAAATCTTACCCTAAAGGGACGATACGCATCAGGAAACTTTCTGCGTAAAACAAAGAGAGCCACCATTGTGAACCCGTATGTCAACCACGAGAAGAAGCCAAACATATCAATGAGGAGAGCGAGATCTTGGCCCGAGAAGAACCAAAGAAGAGATATAATGACCTGCAAAAGCAGCAAGTTCAGTAATAGCCTAAATAAACATGGTTTATTAACTCGATCCTTCCAaagcaaacataaaaaataagcttGTTATACACGTGTATTGATATTGCTAAATGTATAGGTCACATCTCATAAAAAGCACAATTTCATTAAAAAGGCTCCcatataacccatatatacccaGAATCTGGAGAAGATAAGTAGTTACTCTAATAAAGTACTTtagtacttttataatttactgtttaaataaagttgaaattttgaacataattatCAAAATACAGTACTTATCACTAAATAACAGTAGGCCTACATTTTGTTTTCTCGATGAACTTCAAAATAGTggtatgttaaaaatgtaatatttaattccaCAAAAACCTGACCCCATATGATAAATTTgcaagaattataatatttctacgTTTAATATTAAAGCCAGCGTTATTTATTTCGTCCAAGCGCACAAAAGTAGCGcaataatccaattatatgtgAAATTATCTATATTgcctaatttaatataaaattcatgattttataaaataggtTGCCTGATTAAACAGATGGGGCATTCTTAAACAGTTAACCtctataaaagtaaaagtaaatttatttaacatgacATAACTAGTTGACAGTTTTGTCAAAAATACGTCACAGTCAACATCACAAAGCCTGATGTActgtaacataatatatttttgaaattggaaAATAACTATTACTAGCAAACGGCAACCAGTCCACATTGTGGATGGCACGTCTTGCTTCTCCTTTGTTTCATCTATTGTCATCAATGTAACCTCGACCCTTCCTTGTCACAAGCCTTAACTAGATAAATTCTCTTGTCCAGGgaagtaaattaattatcaattaagAAATTCTCTATTACCAGAACCACGACGGCAGGAATTGGAGTCTTTGTAGTTTTGTGAGTACAACACAAGATCTCAGCAATGTGACCTTCCCTGGCAGCCACATATCCCACCCTGCACACACACAGCACAAGATCTCAGCAATGTGACCTTCTCTGGCAGTAATATACTACCTTGCACACATACAACACAAGATCTTAGCAACGTGACCTTCTCTGGCAGCCACATATCCTATCCTACACACATACAGCACAAGATCTTAGCAACGTGACCTTCTCTGGCAGTCACATATCCCACCCTACACACATACAACACAAGATCTCAGCAATGTTACTTTCTCTGACACATATCCCATCCTACAAACACATACAACACAAGATCTTAGCAACGTGACCTTCTCTGGCAGTAATATACTACCTTGCACACATACAACACAAGATCTTAGCAACGTGACCTTCTCTGGCAGCCACATATCCCACCCTACACACATACAACACAAAATCTCAGCAATGTTACTTTCTCTGACACATATCCCATCCTAAACACATACAACACAAGATCTCAGCAATGTGACCTTCTCTGGCAGCCATATATCCCACCCTGCGCTCATGCAACACAATCTCAGCAATATGACCTTCTCTGGCAGCCTCATATCCCAACCTGAACACAAAACATTGAATCATTCACTTTTCGATGTGGTACTGTACACTGACGGCTTCATTGGAACTCACTGCATTTTAATGAGTTAGTACAAGTTATTTTGCAGGTCCTCAAAAGCGAAAGGTCCAGAGAAAAatcgttgaaaaaattattataataactatacaaTTAGCTAAAGTCATTTTAATGATTCTTATTATATTTCgtcataaaaacaaacaattgttttgttcaTCGGTAAAATTAGAGCTTTAGAGATAATATGGAGTAAATTTGATTTGGATTTGcagaaaactattttgttaactTCTATACTACCAGGATCATCTCAAGACAGTATCTGTCTCCCACGCAGCTATACATATCTTGAagatgatttaaaaacaaaaaatacagggATAAACCACCATCATTATGGTCCACTGTAATTCATCGTgtcattgtctgtctgtctgtctgtgtgataacttTTGGTAGAacttagagatttgaaacttggcaCGTACAAATGCTCTTGATCCAAGGAATAACCTATTATTTGGCGTCAAAAGGTCAAAATAAAaggtaaacataaaattatattatttttatattggtcttaagttattttaacaaattagaacCGAAACAACACAAAATGAATGACGgtatttagacattttaaatttattggaggGATTACTTGCCAAAGATAGTATTCTATTCAATCTTACAGTTGGCCTAGAACGTATACTAAGATTCTGTGTAGTACTGACTAGCGTACGAATAATACAATCATACGTAAGGATAACGTTTAATCTTATGAATTATCCATCAGGTGTTTTGAGGCgcataaaaactgaaaaaaatgtgCTAGTGTTTATAACCGATTTTATCTCATTGTGCTGACTTCTCTGCAAGTAGAACGTTATATTTTTGGAAGCAATTGGTTTGATACTGAGATTCCTGACACCCAACTGCAAGTTCTGATTATTAGATTTTCcatattatgatttattagtAGAAGAATTACGAGGTTGATTGACTCACCTGGAGCAGTAGAATATGCCACACATAATACTCAGCAGCAGACACAGTGAAATAGTTCCAGATGCGACAACACACCCTTTTTGGCCGAACAACTTATCAGCAAAGTCCTGAAATTAACCTTAATTAACCTAAATtcctttatatatttcaaattaattttattcttctggTGATTGAAGAAGTTTACTCAGAATCAGagtgtaaattaatgttatacaaCATTATAGAAGTAAACTACTTTTGGATTGAGAGAACTTAATCATTTGGCGACGTAATTCTTGTACCCTACGTATATGTGCAAGAACAAAAATTTGATTTCCTTTAAAATCAAATCCAAGTTTTTAATCTATCTAAGttgataattttctttaaattaattaattgtgtattaaCATGTactagttaaatattattaattaatctccTAGCCctagtacaataaattattatcagtTTTTAAGTTTTGGATTTTAGCATGTAATGAAGGGTTAAGAAGTATAATTCTTACCGAAATAACTGTTGTTCCATTTTCTATTTCTGCTGGTGACAAGACTGTCAGGAATGTGATGTTCAGGGACAAGTACGTGGTTATCACTATTGACATACTTATTAAGAGGCTGTATATGATGTTCCTGCAAGAAAAGAAttgaacataattattttcaaagtgtCTCCAACATAAATATGCAGTATGAATACTCTCGTATAAATAGATTAAATGTGATATATTCTTATCGCAATGTAACTGAactgaaaatttatttagtatttatgaaTTGGTTATAATTGAGttggatatttttattctaatcCTTTAGAGTTCTTGTCATAAGAGTTAATGTGGACAACCCGTTTTGATCTAAATAAGTATCAGATAAAACCCTAGCTATTTAGCTATTTTACCTTGTTTACAGGGTTTATACatagttttcaatgtaattttcTATACAAATGTAGGTTTTAGTACGATAAATacacgtttaaaataattataatacacacaCTATTTTTGGCAGAAAGTACCTCATACTTACTTTTCAGGATTTTTAATCTCCTCTGTTATTCCTGTGATGAAATTCCTgaaataatagtaacaataatttttatgataaaatgtgcaaaaatataattttgaaatacaatacatgtgaatttaactgttattgtctaatagttttcttttttatcataacGTACAGTCTTCTATATGTATGCATTtgtaatacattgtaataaacTAGAGCTCGTAGATTTTATAGCAGCAAACACAATAATTAGGTTTATTGGGgtttacaaaataatctaatcCCTTTAAACGCCAATGCTTTTCTAACATTTAATTATGGGAACATAAGTTTTAAAAGAACTAGGACTTTGTGATTTTGGTTTAAATACTCTTGCTACACAGACAGATGAGGATGATATACGGAACCGTAAAGCGGACAGAGGATCCCGAGAGATTACCTAAAAGTCCAGAGTGCAAAAGAGAATAGACTTGCTAGAAAGTGAAGGTGGGGGTGATAGTTACTGTTCAGTAATCTTCTCACTTATGTAAGTTAcatttgaattgttaataaagGCTACCTTGGTTTGTTTTTCCGGTTAccgaaagtttgtttttcaactttAGGTACTAGTACCAATATCTTGAGAACCTTTAAATATATCtctttgaaatgtttacataatattatttattgtggcATACCAAAAACTCAAAGAACCAGTTagtgttatataataatagtaaataattaagagaaatacaaattaaatttacaatttcttaaataaataatataaaaagttgaaaatagtatgaaattgttatattttattttaaaaatttaattggttcATCATTACTTACTAGAGAACTCAGAAATATCCCCTAACAATTCCAACTGTTTAtctcaaataaaaactgaaataagtgTACCTAAATTGAGGCTTTTCAACATGGCGATATAGGACCGTTTAGTCTCTTTAAAACTTATTATGCGATAGTTATTAACAAACACCATTCTGAGTAAAATAAGAGGTTAACTGTCCATAATTAATTTCTCAACAGGTTCTCATTCTTGTGCAACAGAAGTGCCGATGAATTAACTACAGCAGCGAACTCCTTCCACGAAATGTATGCAATTGACACTGACATGTCTTAATTTGTTGGAGAGTTGCTTCACTTAAAGGGAGAATTTTACATTAAGAAAAGTTAAATGGTGGCAAATAAATCATAACTTAACAGGTTTCTTTTGTCAAAGGACCTTCAGGACttataaccaaataaaatttgCCTTAAGTTGTTTCTATGTACACCAACAACCAATTGCGCAGCTTAAAGATCGTTATATGTACTGCCCAGAAAAAAGTTATTTGAGCTCTactcttgataaaaaaaaaactattagtttaTCTGTCTCTTTTGGCTTTTAAAAGGACCTGGTCGTTAAACTTGATTTTAGTGATGTTATTTACGACTTTGCCAATGCTAAAGCAAGACGCAGACAGCTTAAATAAACATAAGTAGTTTTTATATAGCTAGCAGCCATTTAGATTTTGTATTCTgtctttattacaatatatagttTGATATcagttaaatgaattattttatttttaataactttaagttATACCGTTATTTAGAAAAAGAGATTAATATAGTACAGAATAgaacctaattattttttatttccttgtacTCGTTGCTCGGTAAAACTGTTTTCTTTATACAACGATTAACaactaaatagtttttttgtctGCTGTCTATGACGATATACTTGTAGTGGGAGTTGGGGACGGCAGGAAATGCCTAACGCCCAAGGGCGTAAATATATAAATCCGGCTCTGTGCGCGACAACTCTTGATACAAGGTCGTAGAGACTTGACTTGGAAGAACCTTATTGACTTCGTGGTCACAAGTTTAAAGGGCAGGAAATTTGCatgtaattcaataaataaatgacGTCATGCACATTGTTATGTTCTGTCGGATACTTCGTTGTACCAGTGTTCGGCGGACTCTGTGCATATTACTcgtaaagtacaaaatattacaatatataaatagagattaccCGCCGTCATAAGCATACAGACCAAAGTACAAGGCTTGACTCAGGCCATAAAATGACAAATTTGTTCCCTTGAAGCCAGGATCAAAATCTTGTGATTTTCCTGGAACAAAAATTGCATGATACAGGCACGTTGTCTCTTAAGAAAAGTATACAGTACAACTCATACATTTAGACAGGGCTGGATTTACATACGGGCTGAAGGGGCTATAGCCCAGAGCGGCAGAATTCAGGGGGCGGCAAATtttggtaaaaacattttaaaaaatccaaaagttaaaaattgttcaCATAAATTACTTCAATGTTGACAATTTGTCCTATTTTATTTGAGTGTTATTAGCCGCCAACGTCGCGTCGACCCACCGCGCGGTACCAAGGTTAcatggttggggggggggggagggcggCAAATTGTGGCTAGCCCAGGGGCGGTAAATCTTCAGATAAGTCTCTGCATTTAGATACATtggataatatattattatccaATGTATTAGATTCACGTATAATAGTTTATAGTCGTAGCAGAGACATTCAGAACTAGTACATACATATATGatgtataataacaacatttacATGATGATACTTGATGATTtaataagaagtattttttttttatataaaagtaaaagtcaATCTTTATTCCATACGTTCCATAGACATGTTCAATGTGACACTTTCATACGACAGCCACAGATGAAATTACTCATATTGGAAAGGATACTTTACAATAACTGAGTTGTAATATTAGGAAtagaatattaaaacttattaaataaaatatttaaacttctcTATTACCTAAAGGAAGTTTTATTCTTGGTA
The Homalodisca vitripennis isolate AUS2020 chromosome 1, UT_GWSS_2.1, whole genome shotgun sequence DNA segment above includes these coding regions:
- the LOC124364408 gene encoding cystine/glutamate transporter-like isoform X3, giving the protein MFYCNILINTCFTAACLPFGELGTVVPKSGGLYIFLQTAFRTCHPFFGELPAFIYFWITYTVIFPSATAVNAILFSEYSYEILQMFVNSQELCDEVILKSILGASAILIVGALNCASVKLYIKSQDILTYTKMTIIVFIVGCGVYMFISGKSQDFDPGFKGTNLSFYGLSQALYFGLYAYDGGNFITGITEEIKNPEKNIIYSLLISMSIVITTYLSLNITFLTVLSPAEIENGTTVISDFADKLFGQKGCVVASGTISLCLLLSIMCGIFYCSRVGYVAAREGHIAEILCCTHKTTKTPIPAVVVLVIISLLWFFSGQDLALLIDMFGFFSWLTYGFTMVALFVLRRKFPDAYRPFRELVYLSAQAPYWRNVAQ